One window of the Asticcacaulis sp. SL142 genome contains the following:
- the infA gene encoding translation initiation factor IF-1 encodes MAKEELLEFPGTVIELLPNATFRVKLENDHEIIAHTAGKMRKNRIRVLAGDKIMVEMTPYDLTKGRITYRFK; translated from the coding sequence ATGGCAAAAGAAGAGCTTTTAGAGTTTCCGGGTACCGTCATTGAACTGCTGCCGAATGCGACCTTTCGCGTGAAGCTTGAGAACGATCACGAAATCATCGCCCATACGGCGGGCAAGATGCGCAAAAACCGCATCCGCGTCTTGGCCGGCGACAAGATCATGGTCGAAATGACGCCTTATGACCTGACTAAGGGTCGTATCACCTACCGCTTTAAGTAA